The Fusarium falciforme chromosome 7, complete sequence genome window below encodes:
- a CDS encoding MFS domain-containing protein — protein sequence MDAKASIELEEAKSAGAIKSPANHETSIEVWTEWFNNQSTEWQNELDKRTLRKVDMRLMPTLVIMYLLNFLDRSNLAQARQGTLEVDLEMSGTDFNLATSIFFVGYLLMQLPSNLLLTRVRPSLYLSASCCLWGVVSTCNAAAHSFTHLVVIRFFLGFVEAPFFPGAIFLMSSWYTRAELIRRVAWLYAGNALANMFGGLLGAAILGGLEGSKGIEGWRWLFIIEGVAAIAFAMLAAFILPDYPHTTKWLTQEERAFAAWRLAQDISEADTYGEQTVWDGVKMAVRDYRVYVFVLIQHVSLLSQTFQYFFPTIVGTLGYGRIVTLWLTAPAWFTTFLLSICVTLSSAKTNDRSLHIVCLMLLAAVGNAIAAGTTVVGARFFAMFLMPMGAVSSYQIIVSWVANSFPRPLVKRSAAIAICNMIGNTATIYGSYLYPSSDSPQYRPGGSANAAICVVVALLALLLRYIHKWENKKLERAEGGQDKETGTGGKTNAGSNRQLPQPGFRYIY from the exons ATGGACGCCAAAGCATCTATTGAGCTGGAAGAAGCCAAGAgtgctggtgccatcaaaTCCCCTGCCAACCACGAGACAAGCATCGAAGTGTGGACGGAGTGGTTTAATAACCAGAGCACAGAGTGGCAGAATGAACTTGACAAAAGAACGCTTCGAAAAGTCGACATGCGGCTCATGCCCACGCTCGTCATCATGTACTTGCTCAACTTCCTGGACCGCTCGAATCTTGCCCAAGCCCGGCAGGGTACCCTTGAGGTGGATCTGGAAATGTCTGGCACCGACTTTAACTTGGCCACATCGATCTTCTTCGTCGGCTATCTGCTGATGCAGCTGCCGTCCAACTTGCTTCTCACTCGCGTACGACCCTCTTTGTACCTCAGTGCCTCTTGTTGCCTATGGGGAGTTGTGTCGACGTGTAATGCCGCTGCGCACTCCTTCACGCACCTTGTGGTCATTCGATTCTTCCTTGGTTTTGTTGAGGCCCCCTTCTTCCCCGGCGCCATCTTTCTCATGAGTTCCTGGTACACTCGTGCTGAGCTTATTCGCCGCGTGGCCTGGCTTTATGCTGGAAATGCCCTGGCGAACATGTTTGGTGGCCTGCTAGGCGCGGCCATTCTTGGTGGGCTTGAAGGGTCTAAGGGAATCgaaggatggagatggttgTTCATCATC GAGGGCGTGGCAGCCATCGCTTTCGCCATGCTTGCCGCCTTCATTCTTCCCGACTACCCCCATACCACCAAATGGTTGACCCAAGAGGAACGTGCCTTTGCTGCCTGGAGACTCGCCCAGGACATCAGCGAGGCCGATACATACGGGGAACAAACCGTATGGGATGGAGTCAAGATGGCCGTCCGTGACTACCGGGTATAcgtcttcgtcctcatccaACATGTTAGCTTGCTGTCGCAGACTTTCCAATACTTCTTCCCCACAATCGTTGGAACGCTCGGTTATGGCCGTATTGTTACCCTATGGCTTACGGCTCCAGCTTGG TTTACCACTTTCCTTCTCTCCATCTGTGTAACCTTGAGCTCCGCAAAGACAAACGACAGATCCTTGCACATTGTTTGTCTCATGCTGCTGGCAGCCGTCGGAAACGCGATTGCCGCCGGGACCACTGTTGTTGGAGCTCGCTTCTTTGCCATGTTTCTCATGCCGATGGGCGCTGTGTCCTCCT ACCAAATCATTGTATCGTGGGTAGCAAATTCCTTCCCCCGTCCGCTTGTCAAACGTTCAGCCGCAATTGCCATCTGCAACATGATTGGCAATACCGCAACCATCTACGGATCGTATCTTTACCCCAGCAGCGATAGCCCTCAATATCGACCCGGAGGTAGTGCCAACGCTGCCATTTGTGTTGTCGTCGCTCTGCTCGCCCTTTTGCTACGCTACATCCACAAGTGGGAAAATAAGAAGCTTGAGCGAGCTGAAGGTGGGCAGGATAAGGAGACTGGGACCGGCGGCAAAACCAACGCCGGGTCAAACCGTCAGCTTCCCCAACCGGGGTTTCGATACATCTATTAA
- a CDS encoding uncharacterized protein (Expressed protein): MGQRHQLFVIARVGKHYRSLAAVHHQWLYGVSALRSCLRLLRIFSDPGNRLALKHELDLAVSFFKDKPPPSEPEEYQDAESTTCPFPFITTCLAIGASYDSKTGQVQAIHELRYDMGYDQGDNNDGITVIDVTDLDHVRYCFVNFGSGDIYAADEDDADPQSEFAHVPHAPHSDNPATETPLTGREYLRGYYSESDEMVQRNTEVIEALDNTPLVEEVALARAWPWGGWKDEAKLKAAEPLHNAQDVNTTKSLRDMAAAKLFDRLLTSINDDFDPSLLDEVRNFPGFQRMVKEYLICHPEKVGPTQASAHLLQLAYAGEECLEWNLFTKLDPKTIKAALTSDALKGATGISLTALQNSEPAELLAALSSLDRLHTLQALDRPDREDEGASNRLFDALAESDHHLALKKLTLTGLYANGIRQNIWRPYRDHPKTLPAFPVVQLLVSHEGKDSGFVASSELQLESFYLGDAPLPPTRFINGLFQYIASQVLCLLSYNGTGLQCAHCFSCGPSALGEDKSSEITALPAEAYAIAKGSYHSSAYKGVQSKLRDLTRDGWMAVVSKKSDTEFAGVDSPSTTRMRFKYAFVRSNATIQVDQKHWRGSDIQPAELEVVDMKEFLHKTTPEADTSKLAYHVSNLEDTLVQATRARTIVTTPDEEPLFSSLSPDEACVILNKFVSAMPQVQKTVARGSRWGIGEDAWISKLGFDADEKD; encoded by the exons ATGGGCCAGCGACACCAGCTGTTCGTCATCGCCCGCGTGGGTAAGCACTATCGCTCCCTCGCTGCCGTCCATCACCAATGGCTCTACGGCGTATCGGCCCTACGTTCATGCCTTCGACTCCTCCGCATCTTTTCAGACCCGGGCAACCGTTTGGCCCTCAAACACGAGCTGGACCTCGCTGTTTCTTTCTTCAAGGACAAGCCTCCTCCCTCTGAGCCAGAAGAATACCAAGATGCCGAAAGCACCACCTGCCCTTTCCCCTTCATCACGACTTGTCTGGCCATCGGTGCTAGCTATGACTCCAAGACGGGCCAAGTCCAGGCCATTCACGAGCTTCGATACGACATGGGTTATGACCAAGGCGACAACAATGACGGTATAACCGTGATTGACGTTACTGACCTGGACCATGTGCGCTATTGCTTTGTGAACTTTGGCA GCGGTGATATCTATGCggcagatgaagatgatgcggACCCTCAGAGTGAG TTCGCACATGTCCCTC ACGCTCCCCATTCCGACAACCCCGCTACCGAAACCCCCTTGACCGGACGAGAATACCTGAGAGGCTACTACAGCGAGTCAGATGAGATGGTGCAAAGGAACACGGAGGTTATCGAGGCGCTCGATAATACGCctcttgtcgaggaggtggCACTTGCAA GAGCCTGGCCGTGGGGTGGCTGGAAAGATGAAGCTAAACTCAAGGCTGCCGAGCCGCTGCACAACGCCCAGGATGTGAACACGACCAAGTCACTCCGAGATATGGCTGCTGCCAAACTGTTCGACCGTCTTCTCACCTCGATAAATGATGATTTCGACCCTTCCCTTCTGGATGAAGTCCGAAATTTCCCCGGCTTTCAGCGGATGGTCAAGGAATACCTTATCTGCCACCCTGAAAAGGTTGGCCCAACGCAGGCCTCGgcccatcttcttcagctaGCCTACGCTGGTGAGGAATGTCTGGAGTGGAATCTCTTCACGAAACTCGACCCCAAGACGATCAAAGCCGCCCTCACATCCGACGCGTTGAAGGGTGCCACAGGGATCAGCCTTACGGCCTTGCAGAACAGTGAGCCTGCAGAGCTCTTGGCAGCCCTGTCCTCTCTCGACCGCCTCCATACCCTGCAGGCCTTGGATCGGCCAGACCGCGAAGATGAAGGCGCCAGCAACCGACTGTTTGATGCTCTCGCCGAGTCAGACCATCATCTggccctcaagaagctgaCGCTCACTGGCCTGTATGCAAACGGAATCCGTCAGAACATCTGGCGCCCCTACCGAGACCATCCCAAGACACTGCCGGCGTTCCCAGTGGTGCAACTGCTTGTCAGCCATGAGGGAAAGGATAGCGGCTTTGTCGCCTCTTCTGAATTACAACTCGAGTCGTTCTACCTTGGCGATGCCCCCCTGCCCCCGACCAGATTCATCAACGGCCTTTTCCAATATATCGCATCCCAGGTGCTGTGTTTGCTCAGCTACAACGGAACTGGCCTCCAGTGTGCACACTGCTTCTCGTGCGGACCTTCGGCCCTTGGAGAAGACAAATCTTCAGAGATTACAGCACTCCCGGCTGAGGCATATGCCATCGCAAAGGGATCGTACCACTCCAGTGCCTACAAAGGCGTACAGTCTAAGCTGCGGGATCTCACCCGCGATGGCTGGATGGCTGTTGTATCTAAGAAGAGCGACACTGAGTTCGCGGGTGTCGACAGCCCTAGCACCACTCGCATGCGGTTCAAGTACGCGTTCGTCCGCTCCAATGCGACCATCCAGGTCGATCAGAAGCACTGGAGGGGTTCTGATATCCAGCCTGCCGAGCTCGAAGTGGTGGACATGAAGGAATTCCTTCACAAGACTACACCTGAAGCCGACACGAGCAAACTTGCCTACCACGTTTCCAACCTCGAAGATACTCTTGTGCAGGCTACGCGTGCACGAACCATCGTGACAACACCTGATGAAGAGCCCCTTTTCTCTTCACTCAGCCCTGATGAGGCCTGTGTCATACTGAACAAGTTTGTCAGTGCGATGCCGCAGGTGCAGAAGACTGTGGCGAGAGGCTCGAGATGGGGCATCGGGG AAGATGCTTGGATCTCCAAGCTCGGGTTTGATGCCGATGAGAAGGACTGA